From a single Streptomyces aurantiacus genomic region:
- a CDS encoding NACHT domain-containing protein, translating into MRLGIWGTALIIAAAVILVAALNEKGLTDPEILIAVLGFLVAAFGMVRTLLHDVAKAEHEASSPERLDHLAGRLADAVKDEWKEEWRRRRLQDPDPLPVPWALPEPWLSDASGDWDDTVDPSDRWGNIAEVFNRVPSRRMVVLGAPGSGKTVLAVRFTLDVLRQRQPGDPVPVILSLSSWRPDRESLSTWATASLATIGITRVQELFANDRVLLVLDGLDEIPPPLRTCAVSRLNAELDTASPVLLTCRTQDYAEQVESGGAFTSAAVVELRPPSFDDVSTYLVRTARPMRGASGERTTRWDPVLTHLRDHPDAPVCHTLRQVFQTPLMVAMARAVYGNGRADPAELLDLRFTIPADLEQHLLEGFVPAAFSDSPDAGRAGRWLGFLAAHLERRQARDLAWWRLQVALPWPLRLLGPILLLGAVGAAISTTLDPTAGWGAPVEATALLIGVCIGYVVLSRGPGLPLVQRGRALRRLLPLAGTAAVLGAIVGTMGSLSFEVFGYNGPWWLRHSASDAQDWRYEACFAMVGGLATAVVLAVIGIVSEPVPSTASFRGRRQSRPALVLATAAVLTAVGSHLFWGRHELATVTISVSVAVTMYALTAGRRAKANSVVRRRDASRHRPPGRARRWQRLGQAVGRSLAAGLVAGFALGAPLGLAAGTALAIRAGIYQTFPEGSDVFALRQGIHCAVTPVGWSQCTSPEGERFVRTSREVEVVRVGDSATTPERAKAECAGGKGCATFHGLIEVHVQGDRDTGISLDVRLPDGTYAHDFDFVGKLPPQTADWLYSPGPGLLFRSAVAFGLTSGLAIGLVSGIAAALHRWLFSPVDIVCALSPRGSLRTEQTAAIAQGLIVFLFSFATVLLFLALPASFREGEVSWVIWPLAGILAIGLSAWGWFLTARLWLCGTGKLPWRLMTFLNEAHRRGVLRQEGAVYQFRHARVQTQLATAYEQPASDTN; encoded by the coding sequence ATGCGGCTTGGTATCTGGGGGACGGCACTGATCATCGCAGCTGCCGTCATCCTTGTCGCAGCGCTGAACGAGAAGGGTCTTACCGATCCCGAGATCCTGATCGCAGTGTTGGGATTCCTTGTGGCCGCCTTCGGAATGGTGCGGACACTGCTCCATGACGTTGCCAAAGCAGAGCACGAGGCTTCATCCCCCGAGCGGCTGGACCACCTCGCCGGGCGACTAGCCGACGCGGTCAAGGACGAATGGAAGGAGGAGTGGAGACGGCGTCGGCTGCAGGACCCCGATCCGCTGCCCGTGCCCTGGGCCTTGCCGGAACCGTGGCTGTCCGACGCAAGCGGCGACTGGGACGACACCGTAGACCCCAGCGACCGGTGGGGGAACATCGCCGAGGTCTTCAACCGGGTTCCTTCCAGGCGGATGGTGGTACTTGGTGCTCCAGGAAGCGGCAAGACGGTCCTAGCCGTGCGGTTCACCCTGGACGTACTACGGCAGCGCCAACCCGGCGACCCTGTGCCAGTGATCCTCTCGCTCTCCAGCTGGCGGCCGGATCGCGAGAGCCTCAGTACCTGGGCGACTGCCTCGCTGGCCACCATAGGGATCACACGAGTCCAGGAGCTCTTCGCCAACGACCGGGTGCTGCTGGTACTGGACGGTCTGGACGAGATTCCCCCACCCCTGCGTACCTGTGCAGTGAGCAGGCTGAACGCTGAGTTGGATACGGCCAGCCCTGTCCTGCTGACTTGTCGAACGCAGGACTATGCCGAGCAGGTCGAGAGTGGGGGTGCCTTCACATCTGCTGCGGTGGTGGAATTGAGGCCGCCCTCCTTCGACGACGTGAGCACCTACCTCGTACGCACCGCACGACCGATGCGAGGGGCCTCGGGAGAACGGACCACGCGTTGGGACCCGGTCCTCACCCACCTACGAGATCATCCGGACGCTCCCGTCTGCCACACCCTGCGCCAGGTCTTCCAGACGCCGCTGATGGTGGCGATGGCTCGTGCTGTGTACGGCAATGGCAGGGCCGACCCCGCGGAGCTACTCGATCTTCGCTTCACCATCCCCGCAGACCTCGAGCAGCACCTGCTCGAGGGATTTGTGCCGGCAGCCTTCAGCGATTCTCCTGATGCTGGCCGGGCTGGTCGGTGGCTCGGGTTCCTTGCCGCACACCTGGAACGCCGTCAAGCCCGTGATCTTGCCTGGTGGCGCCTGCAAGTGGCGTTGCCGTGGCCGCTTCGCCTCCTCGGGCCGATCCTGCTTCTGGGAGCCGTCGGAGCCGCGATCAGCACCACTCTGGATCCGACGGCGGGGTGGGGGGCACCCGTGGAGGCCACCGCCTTGCTGATCGGCGTCTGCATCGGATACGTCGTCCTGTCGCGTGGCCCAGGATTGCCGCTGGTACAACGAGGCCGCGCCCTACGAAGGCTCTTGCCGCTTGCAGGAACGGCCGCCGTCCTTGGCGCCATAGTCGGCACCATGGGAAGCCTGAGTTTCGAGGTATTCGGCTACAACGGCCCCTGGTGGTTGAGGCATTCTGCATCGGATGCACAGGATTGGCGGTATGAAGCCTGTTTCGCGATGGTCGGAGGCCTGGCCACCGCCGTGGTCCTGGCTGTGATCGGCATCGTCAGCGAGCCGGTACCCTCCACTGCGTCCTTCCGCGGCCGTCGCCAGTCCCGGCCAGCCCTGGTTCTCGCCACGGCCGCTGTGCTGACCGCGGTCGGTTCGCACCTGTTTTGGGGGCGCCACGAACTCGCTACCGTCACCATCAGCGTTTCCGTGGCGGTCACGATGTATGCACTGACAGCTGGGCGCCGAGCGAAGGCCAACTCGGTTGTCAGGCGCAGGGATGCATCCCGCCATAGGCCCCCAGGGAGAGCCAGGAGATGGCAGCGGCTGGGACAGGCGGTAGGCCGGAGTCTGGCGGCTGGGCTAGTTGCAGGATTCGCCCTCGGCGCTCCTCTCGGTCTGGCAGCGGGGACCGCACTAGCCATCCGGGCTGGTATCTACCAGACGTTTCCCGAAGGCTCCGATGTGTTTGCCCTCCGTCAGGGCATCCACTGCGCGGTCACCCCGGTTGGCTGGAGCCAGTGCACGTCGCCGGAGGGCGAGCGATTCGTGCGTACCTCACGTGAGGTTGAGGTTGTCCGTGTCGGCGACTCGGCGACTACGCCGGAGCGGGCCAAGGCAGAATGCGCAGGAGGGAAGGGGTGCGCCACCTTCCATGGGCTCATCGAGGTTCACGTCCAAGGGGACCGTGACACCGGGATCTCCTTGGACGTAAGGCTTCCCGACGGTACCTACGCCCACGATTTTGACTTCGTGGGGAAGCTGCCCCCTCAGACAGCTGATTGGCTCTACAGCCCAGGCCCGGGGCTGTTGTTCAGGAGCGCCGTGGCCTTCGGCCTCACAAGCGGACTGGCCATCGGTCTGGTCAGCGGCATCGCCGCCGCACTGCACAGGTGGCTGTTCTCACCGGTGGACATCGTCTGCGCACTGAGTCCGCGAGGGAGTCTGCGTACGGAACAAACGGCAGCGATTGCCCAGGGCCTCATCGTGTTCCTCTTCAGCTTTGCTACCGTTTTGCTATTCCTGGCTCTCCCAGCAAGTTTCCGGGAAGGCGAGGTCTCGTGGGTCATCTGGCCACTGGCCGGAATCCTTGCTATCGGCCTGAGTGCCTGGGGTTGGTTCCTCACTGCACGCCTGTGGCTCTGCGGCACCGGCAAGCTGCCCTGGCGGCTGATGACCTTCCTGAACGAGGCCCATCGTCGCGGAGTTCTTCGGCAAGAAGGCGCGGTATACCAGTTCCGGCACGCCAGAGTGCAGACGCAATTGGCGACGGCCTACGAACAGCCAGCCTCCGACACGAACTGA
- a CDS encoding RNA polymerase sigma factor, whose product MPQGPPGFEEFFRCYHPTVCRYLLWREAEHSVLEDAAQLTMLAAYRYWERVGAMKDPRGWLFKVAGQRLDDARQARSRQGLLLDAATLRGRIAAQDEVAACDLRLDIIHAVRKLPARQQEALVMRLQFGMDYEEIAQAMEATPATVRSHVHTGRKTLRAILGDCDTEGDRA is encoded by the coding sequence ATGCCCCAAGGACCACCCGGATTCGAGGAGTTCTTCAGGTGCTATCACCCCACGGTCTGCCGCTACCTGCTCTGGCGTGAGGCGGAACACAGCGTTCTGGAAGACGCCGCTCAGCTCACCATGCTCGCCGCCTACCGCTACTGGGAGCGTGTGGGTGCGATGAAAGATCCCCGGGGCTGGCTGTTCAAAGTGGCCGGCCAGCGCCTTGACGACGCCCGGCAGGCACGCAGTCGCCAGGGTCTGCTTCTCGACGCCGCGACGTTACGGGGCCGGATCGCCGCACAGGACGAGGTCGCCGCCTGCGATCTGCGCCTCGACATCATCCACGCCGTCCGTAAGCTTCCCGCACGCCAGCAGGAAGCTCTCGTCATGCGACTCCAGTTCGGCATGGACTATGAAGAAATCGCGCAAGCGATGGAAGCAACCCCGGCAACGGTACGCTCCCACGTTCACACGGGCAGAAAGACCCTCAGGGCGATACTCGGGGACTGCGACACGGAAGGAGACCGCGCATGA
- a CDS encoding IclR family transcriptional regulator domain-containing protein, producing MNIDRGLRAAVEAVDELWSGEEEIAERYRLFLTSLQPRPLTGAVIASIGRVLDGLRDEVGASLYFAVYEEGEVRVVAESSGPTAPPLIEWVDFRQTAHAHSFGKCLLAQLDEDTRRDHLARHRMGRLTSRTITSERLLAHKLLKPSPQASPFLDLQEYSVGWVSAAVSVGAASRIGAVAAYLPVAMAHRLRNVGDTLLRLAGPPLDLALTGRADQLPENPPLENHLPASGDRTIANVRSQVGGAMAKGS from the coding sequence ATGAACATCGACAGGGGTCTTCGGGCAGCCGTTGAAGCGGTCGACGAGCTGTGGTCGGGAGAGGAGGAGATCGCCGAGCGATACCGGCTCTTCCTCACATCCCTGCAGCCCCGCCCGCTGACAGGTGCTGTCATCGCGTCCATCGGCAGGGTGCTCGACGGACTGCGCGACGAGGTAGGGGCCTCGTTGTACTTCGCGGTCTACGAAGAGGGCGAGGTCCGGGTGGTCGCCGAGTCATCTGGGCCGACCGCACCGCCCCTCATCGAGTGGGTGGATTTCCGTCAGACCGCGCACGCTCACTCGTTTGGCAAGTGCCTCCTCGCACAGCTCGACGAGGACACCCGTCGTGACCACTTGGCGCGTCACCGGATGGGAAGGCTGACGTCCCGCACCATCACCAGCGAACGCCTCCTTGCCCACAAGCTGCTCAAGCCTTCCCCGCAGGCGTCGCCCTTCCTGGACCTGCAGGAGTACAGCGTGGGTTGGGTCTCCGCCGCGGTCTCCGTCGGTGCCGCCAGCCGCATCGGAGCCGTGGCCGCCTACCTGCCCGTGGCGATGGCCCATCGCCTCAGAAACGTGGGCGATACCCTCCTCCGCCTGGCCGGCCCGCCACTCGACCTTGCTCTCACGGGAAGGGCCGACCAACTGCCGGAGAACCCTCCACTGGAGAATCATTTGCCGGCGAGCGGCGACCGAACGATCGCTAACGTGCGCTCGCAGGTCGGCGGTGCGATGGCCAAGGGCTCCTGA